The Caldalkalibacillus thermarum genome includes the window TGGTAAACAAACGGACCATTCGTATGAAAATGAGGGATTACAGAGCGCTTTTAAGCGAATCGCTCCAGAAGCAAATGTTAAGAACACGGATGGATACAGCCAGGCTACACATCACTTCAGGAAAACGTCGTGACAGCGATTTGCAAAGCCTATGGTGTAGAGCCGACCGGTCATCAGAAAAGAACGCAAATCACAGTTGTTGAAGTTATTGTCATGTGCAGCAGAGTGGACGGCAAAAGCGCTTGAGGCAAAAAAAGGAAATTGAAAGAAGAAAAAAACGTCAGGCAGAAGAAGCATGGTTAGCCCAAATGAGTGATGAGGAACGTTTGCTTTACCGCATAACAAATTTGACAGATAATCAGGAAGATGAACGCTTTAAGCAAATCAGACATTTACGCAGAAGTGATAAGGCAGAAAAATGTGGAAAAAGGAGACGGTAACGTGAGCGGTCAATGGCGGTTGATCCTGGCTCTGGCGGCCTCATTGGTGGTGGCTGTGTTTGCCGTGATTAATGTGGATCCGGTGCAGGTGGATTACCTGTTTGGCACAGCTGAATGGCCTTTAATCTTAATTATTATCGGTTCTGCTCTCTTGGGGGGTTTGATGATTGGCTCGGTGGGAATGTGGCGCATTTACAGGCTGCAGCAAGAGATTAAACAGTTGCGCCACAAAGCAGAGCATCATGAGCAGTCAAGCACGGACACCCCCTCTCCGTCAACCGGTCTGAAACGTCAGGAAGCCGGACAAGAAACCGAACAAAAGGATGAGCCGAAAGCATAGATCTTGCTGGCAAGGATGGACCGGTCAATCTTGGGCTAAACCTGGCTGGTTCAGGCTGTGCATCATTGAAACGGGCGGTCAAATATACGGCAAACCAGATGGAAAATGAGTTGGACAATTACACTTTCGAAACGTTGTTCAGCGTCAAAGTGGGCGAACAAACCTTGTACCAGCAAATGACCGCGACCATGGCTAAAATTGACCGCGGACAGATGGCCATGGAGGAAAAAACGGTTTCCTAGCAAGCTGACGGACAGATCTATGCCAGATATTTTTACCGGGATCAGACGATGTCCATCAGCAGTAATAATACAGGAGAGACCTACTATGTGTATGAATTTGGACATTAAGTGGATAAGAAGGCGCGCCGGGTGTTTGTCGATGGCCGGG containing:
- a CDS encoding LapA family protein — protein: MSGQWRLILALAASLVVAVFAVINVDPVQVDYLFGTAEWPLILIIIGSALLGGLMIGSVGMWRIYRLQQEIKQLRHKAEHHEQSSTDTPSPSTGLKRQEAGQETEQKDEPKA